ACCCCGCTACCGCATCTGCAGGTGCCTGGATCTTCAATGGCAAAGTGGATCCTGACAAAGGTTTTGAAGCAATCAACGATTCTACCTTCATACTCACCCTGTTACAACCCTTTCACCCGGTATTCGGTATCCTCAGCATGCAGTATTGCTCCATTATTCCCCACGAAATCGTAGAGAAATACGGCAAGGATTTCAGGAAACATCCCTGCGGTACCGGCCCTTTTCAATTCGATTACTGGGAGGAAGGACAAGCTTTGGTGTTACATAAGTTCCCGCATTATTTCGAAAAAGGACTACCTTATTTAGATGCCGTAAAAGTCAGTTTTCTCGATAACAAAGCAACGGAGTTCCTGCTCTTCCGCCAGGGGCAATTGGATTTCATGAATGATATTGATGCCAGTTTTAAAGATGAAGTGCTGAATAAAAAAGGCGAACTGAAAAAAGAGTGGGAGGGGAAGATGATCCTGGACAAAACGCCGCAGCTGAACGTAGAATACTTCGGCTTTCTCTTAGACAGTAATAAAACACACAACTCACCCACGCGCATTAAAAACATCCGTTTAGCCATCAACTATGGCTTTGACAGGGCCAAGATGATCACTTTCCTCAGGAACGGGATCGGTACGCCCGCCAATGCCGGCTTCATCCCCGCAGGCTTACCCTCTTTCGATACAAGTAAAGTAAAAGGATATAGTTATAACCCTGCCAAAGCGAGGCAGTTACTGAAAGAAGCCGGTTATCCCGGCGGCAAAGGATTGCCCCCCATCAAACTATTATCTATTCCCGTCTATGAAGATTATGCAAACTATGCCGCCAACCAGCTCCAGCAAATTGGGATCAAAGTGCAGGTAGAAGTATTGCAAAAAGCATTATTGCTGGAACAAACGGCTAAGTCTGACGCCCTCTTTTTCAGAGGTAGCTGGCTGGGCGACTATGCCGATGCAGAGAATTACCTCGCCGTATTTTACAGCAGGAACCCCGCACCCCCTAATTACACCCGCTATAAAAACCCCGCCTTCGACAAACTCTACGAAGCTGCCTTGCAGGAGAATAACGATAGCGTCCGCTATGACCTTTATAATCAAATGGATAGGATGATTGTAGCCGATGCACCCGTGGTGCCCCTGTTTTATGATGAAGTCATTCACCTGGTCCAGCCAAAAGTACAGGGAATGGAAAACAACGGACTGAACCTGCTTGAATTGCGCAAAGTGAAGATAGTAGAATAAACTTTAACATTTCATTGCACCTTATCTATAGCCCGATCCGGGTCCTGGTGAACTATCGCTATGGTTCTGACGTATTTAATGAAGGTAATTAGATTATCTTCGCCCACTTATTGATCAAAAAATTAAAAGAGTTAATGACAGCGATATTGATATTTTTCTTCGCGCACTGGTTCCTGTCGCTTTTCTTCCACACTTTCTTTCTGCACAGGTATGCATCCCACCAGATGTATACAACAAACAAATTCTGGGAAAAAGTATTCTACTTCTCCACCTGGTTCTTCCAGGGAAGTTCTTACCTGGTTCCCCGTGCGTATGGCGTGATGCACAGAATGCACCACGAGTTCAGTGATACTGAAGAAGATCCGCATTCA
This window of the Chitinophaga sancti genome carries:
- a CDS encoding ABC transporter substrate-binding protein; translated protein: MSIQRFLIIWTVVFGLSSCHPAQTEKRMVFRYNTVDGIATLDPAFAKNQSIIWVVKQLYNTLVEPDQQLQIKPSLAQSWEVSPDARVYTFHLRTDVFFHDNKVFPGGKGRKMIASDVVYSLKRIMDPATASAGAWIFNGKVDPDKGFEAINDSTFILTLLQPFHPVFGILSMQYCSIIPHEIVEKYGKDFRKHPCGTGPFQFDYWEEGQALVLHKFPHYFEKGLPYLDAVKVSFLDNKATEFLLFRQGQLDFMNDIDASFKDEVLNKKGELKKEWEGKMILDKTPQLNVEYFGFLLDSNKTHNSPTRIKNIRLAINYGFDRAKMITFLRNGIGTPANAGFIPAGLPSFDTSKVKGYSYNPAKARQLLKEAGYPGGKGLPPIKLLSIPVYEDYANYAANQLQQIGIKVQVEVLQKALLLEQTAKSDALFFRGSWLGDYADAENYLAVFYSRNPAPPNYTRYKNPAFDKLYEAALQENNDSVRYDLYNQMDRMIVADAPVVPLFYDEVIHLVQPKVQGMENNGLNLLELRKVKIVE